A genomic window from Brassica oleracea var. oleracea cultivar TO1000 chromosome C8, BOL, whole genome shotgun sequence includes:
- the LOC106309335 gene encoding MLP-like protein 328 — protein MEQDDSFFCALTKTITKTIDIHTLPRKNNQKLHTSFIVAMSGTYVTEVPLKGSAKNHYKRWSENHLFPDAVGHHIQGVKVHEGDWDSHGAIKSWNYTCDGKQEVFKEKREFDDDKMAVTFRGLEGHVMEQLKVYDVIFQFIPKTEQGCVCKVTMMWEKRYEDSPEPINYMKFVTNMAADMDDHILKVEKKV, from the exons ATGGAGCAG GACGATTCTTTCTTTTGTGCATTAACCAAAACAATAACCAAAACAATTGACATACACACGCTCCCAAGGAAGAATAATCAAAAGCTTCATACAAGCTTCATCGTGGCGATGTCAGGAACATACGTGACAGAGGTTCCTCTTAAAGGGTCTGCGAAGAATCACTACAAGAGGTGGAGTGAAAACCACCTCTTCCCGGACGCCGTCGGCCATCATATCCAAGGTGTCAAGGTCCACGAAGGAGACTGGGACTCCCACGGCGCCATCAAGTCCTGGAACTATACATGCG ATGGAAAGCAAGAGGTTTTCAAGGAGAAGAGAGAGTTTGACGACGACAAGATGGCAGTGACGTTTAGAGGGCTTGAGGGTCACGTGATGGAGCAGCTTAAGGTGTACGACGTCATCTTCCAGTTCATCCCCAAGACTGAGCAAGGCTGCGTCTGCAAAGTCACTATGATGTGGGAGAAGCGCTACGAAGACTCTCCAGAGCCCATCAACTACATGAAGTTCGTCACGAACATGGCTGCTGACATGGACGACCATATTCTCAAGGTTGAGAAGAAGGTTTAA
- the LOC106312398 gene encoding protein PLANT CADMIUM RESISTANCE 2-like — translation MGRVMEVKGKPQADGEWSTGFCGCCSDCSSCCLTCWCPCITVGRIAEIVDQGSSSCCATGAVYMLSMYTVFGSACISCKYRTKMRKQYNLKGSECGDYLKHFFCELCALTQTYRELTKRGFDVPLGWDGNVARHNAGVAMGAPVVEGGMRR, via the exons ATGGGTAGAGTGATGGAAGTAAAAGGCAAACCTCAAGCTGACGGTGAATGGTCCACCGGTTTCTGCGGTTGCTGCTCGGATTGCTCCAGCT GTTGTTTGACATGTTGGTGTCCTTGCATTACCGTTGGCCGAATCGCAGAGATAGTAGACCAGGGTTCCTCTT CATGCTGTGCGACTGGTGCGGTGTACATGCTATCGATGTATACAGTCTTTGGAAGTGCCTGCATCTCGTGCAAATACCGAACTAAAATGAGAAAACAATACAATCTCAAGGGTAGCGAATGTGGAGATTATCTCAAACATTTCTTCTGTGAACTTTGTGCCTTAACTCAAACCTATCGCGAGCTCACCAAGCGCGGTTTTGATGTACCCCTCG GGTGGGACGGAAACGTTGCACGTCACAATGCCGGCGTTGCAATGGGTGCCCCGGTTGTGGAGGGCGGCATGAGGAGATGA
- the LOC106312399 gene encoding protein PLANT CADMIUM RESISTANCE 2-like — MEAEHLHGKPQAEGEWSTGFCDCFSDCKNCCITCWCPCITFGQVAEIVDQGSTTCGTAGALYALINAVTGCACIYSCFYRGKMRAQYNIEGSDCGDCLKHFFCELCALTQQYRELKNRGFNMDLGWAGNVQRQQNQGAAMGAPVFQGGMNR; from the exons ATGGAAGCTGAACACCTTCATGGCAAACCTCAAGCTGAAGGAGAATGGTCTACCGGTTTCTGTGATTGCTTCTCCGACTGCAAAAACT GTTGTATCACATGCTGGTGTCCATGTATTACATTTGGCCAAGTCGCTGAGATTGTAGATCAAGGATCAACCA CGTGTGGCACGGCTGGAGCACTATACGCGTTAATAAACGCAGTAACGGGTTGCGCATGTATCTACTCGTGTTTCTATCGTGGAAAGATGAGAGCTCAATACAATATCGAAGGCAGTGATTGTGGAGACTGCCTAAAACATTTCTTCTGCGAGCTCTGTGCTCTGACCCAACAATACCGTGAACTCAAGAACCGCGGTTTCAATATGGATCTTG GATGGGCGGGGAACGTACAGAGGCAGCAGAACCAAGGCGCCGCGATGGGTGCTCCTGTCTTTCAAGGTGGCATGAACCGTTAA